The segment CCATCCTCGACGTTCTCCATGTGACCATCCTCGTCGTCGTCAGGCGAGAGCCAGGATCACTCCCGCGACCGCTGATCCTGCCAAGAGCTGGCCGCCGAGGTTGACCGCCGCCACCCGCAGTCCCACGCGACCGCCGGCCACGTGGACGCTCTCGACCATCCACGTCGAGAAGGTGGTGAACGCGCCGGCGAACCCCGTCCCCAGCACCGTCACCCAGCCACTGCTCAGGACACCGGCGTGCTGGGCGGCGACGAGTGCGGCGAACACCACGGTGCCGGTCAGGTTGACGACCGCGGTGCCCAGGGTCAGCGCCGTACCCGCGCGCGCCTGGATCCAGCCTGCCAGCTCGTACCGCGCCCATGCCCCCAGGGCCCCGGCAAGGACCATCCCCACGGCCGTCATGAGCGGCGCCCCCCCAGGCGAACTCCCAGGAGTGCGGCGCCGAAGCCCGCCGTGATGCTGCCGAGCGCATAGCCGACCGCGGCACCCGTCTGGTTCGTGCCTGCAAGACGGGCGATCTCGACCGCGAAGGTCGAGAAGGTTGTGTAGCTGCCCAGCATGCCCGTGCAGAACAGCGGGATCGTCAGCGTCGTCCGCGGCGCCGCGTGCAAGAAGCGGGTGAGCAGGTAGCCGAGCAGCAGCGAGCCCGAGACGTTCTCGACGAACGTCGCCCACGGCCACGCCCCGTCCAGCGGCAACGCCACGGCGACAAGACCGCGAAGCGCTGTGCCCACGGCTCCACCGACGGCGATGGCCAGCCGCCGGCGCCACGGCAACGGCAGGCGGCGTCGCGCCCACCGGCGGGGACGGCTCAGCAGGCGAAGGAGCAGATACCGTTCCGCGCCGTCGGGGTGGATGTGACCGTCCTGCGCCACTTGATGGCCTCCTGGGCGTCGCACAGCTCGACCAGGAGCCATCAGCCCAGGCGGGCGGTTGTCGGCGAGCCCCATCGCCTTCTCGGCGAGGCTAGCGCCCACGCGAGGCCGCGAGCTAAAGGGACATCCGGCAGCCCGCCGAACGGCTCCGCGGCATCACCGACGACTGCGGGTCGCCAGCCACAGCCCGGACCCCAGGATGAGCAGGGCCAGGCCGCCGAAGACGGCGGCGAGCGGCAGGGTGAAGGCGAGGAGCACGCACAGCACCACGCCGAGGCCCGCCAGCCAGCGCGGCCAGCGCCGTTCGGCGTCCGAGAGCGTCCAGGCGGATGCGTTTGCCAGGGCGTAGTAGGTGAGCACGGCGAAGGAGCTGAACCCGATGGCGCCGCGCAGGTCGGCCACGAGGACGACCGCGCACACGATCGCCGCGGCGGTGACTTCCGCCCGGTGCGGCGTTCGGTGTGTGGGGTGCACGGCGTCCAGGAAGCCGGGCAGCTCGCGACGGCGGGCCATCGACAGGGCGGTGCGGCTGACGCCGGCGAGCAGCGACAGCAGGACACCGGCCGCCGCGATCGCGGCGCCGACGCGGACCACCCAAGCGAACCCGGCCCAGCGGCCGGCCCCCACGGCCGCGGCCAGCGGCGCCGGCGCCTCCGCCAGGGTTTGCGGACCGACGGACAGCAACGCCGAGCCGAGGACCACCGCGTAGACCACCACGACGATGCCCAGGGCGATCGGGATGGCTCGGGGGATGGTGGTCTGCGGGTCGATGACCTCCTCACCGAGCGTGGCCAGGCGGGCGTAGCCGGCGAACGCGAAGAACAGCAGCCCACCGGACTGCAGGACTCCCCACACACCCGCAGGTAGGTCGGCGGTGAGGTTGCCGATCTGGGCGTCGCCGCCGAGTACGGTGGCGGCGACGGTCGCGGCGAGCGCGGCCAGGACGACGGCGACGATCCCGCGGGTGAGCCCGGCGGTCTTGCGGACACCGCGGTAGTTGACGGCCGCCAGCGCCACGACCGCGGCGATACCGATGGGGCGTGCCCAGTCGGAGGCGACGTACGAGCCGAAGGTCAGGGCCATGGCGGCCAGGCTGGCGGTCTTGCCGACGACGAAGCTCCACCCGGCGAGGAACCCCCAGTAGTCGCCGATGCGCTGCCGGGCGTACACGTAGGTCCCGCCGGACTCGGGGTAGAGGGCGGCGAGCTGCGCGGAGGAGGTGGCGTTGGCGTAGGCGACCAGCGCGGCAAGGGCCAGGCCGACGAGCAGCCAGCTGCCAGCGGCCGCTGCGGCGGGGCCGGGCGCGGCGAAGACGCCGGCGCCGATCATCGCGCCGAGGCCGATGACCACGGCGTCGCCGAGGGTGAGGCGGCGGGCGAGCTCGTGTCGTTCGGTCACTGGTCCACCTTCCCTGTAGAGGCCATGAGTGGGGCATGGCAAGAGGGGCCGAGGTCCGCTGGGACAGGAGAGAAATCACAGGCCTGTAGTACCGGGGCGCGACGCGGCGAAAGCGGCATGATGCCGCACCGGCTACGGCTCGGTGAGGGTCGGGGTGACGGCCTGGGTCGATCGCCCTTCGAGGACCAGCACCTGCACGCGGCGGGCCGGGCCCTCGCCTTGACAGAGGCTGCCAGGGTCGTCCAAGGCGATGCTCGCCCGCCGCGGTGCGACGGTCGGCCTCGCCCTTCACCGCCCACGCGCGGTGTCACACCTGGGCGCACGAGTTCCGCAACGCCGGCGGCAGCGAAGGTGATTGGACAGTCGCGCGCCGGCGAGACCGATCACTGCGGAGGCTGGTCCTCGTCGTAGAAGTCGAGCTGGTCCACGGGCAGCACGATCGAGGTGAGGATGTTCGACAGGTGGGCCCCGATGCGCTTGACGTACTGAGAGGCGAGCGCGACGGCGATGCTGTCCTCGCCGGGGGTTGTGGTGAGCAGGGTGTCGAGGGCTTCGTCGAGACCGTCGACGAAGGTCTGGATGGTGGCGAGCAGCCGGTTGGTCACGTCGGGGTCGCGTGTGTCGAGGGCGGCACGGACTTCGCTGAGGTGGCCGCTGGCCTGGTGGCATGCGGCGGCGAGTCGCTCGTGCGAGGGCGTGCCGGGTGGGAAAGGGCCGGCGACCCGGGCGATGCGCAACAGCTCCTTGGCGTAGTCGCCGATCCGTTCGATGTCCTTGACGATCGACATCGTTACGAGCAGCGCGGGGATGTCGGTTGCGGTGCCGTGGGTCGAGGCGTGGATGACGAGCTGGCGGCGGACCTGCTGGACGAGCTCGTTGACGTGGTAGTCGCTGTCGGACACCTGCTGGCGCAGCGTGTCGGGGTCGGTGTGGCCCAGCAGGCCTTCGCGGGCGAGCTCGAGGGTGCGCCGGTCGGCGTCGAGCATGTCGAGCAGGTGCTGCTCGATGCGCTCGAGCCCGCTGCTGTCGGCTCCGAACAACTGTCGCCAGATCATGGGTCCTCCAGTCAGCTGAGCGCGGCGACGCTGGCGAGCCGGGTGAACACGCCCGTGGCCAGCTCGAGGGTGAACAGCAGGGCGAGGGCGAAAAGCAGCCGCACGCCGCGGTTGCCCAAGCCGCGAGATGACGCTGCGCGTGCGTCTGGCACGGGTCAGCGGCCGGCGGACACGCCGAGCTCGTCGAGCAGGCTGCGGACCCGCCGCTCGATCTCGTCGCGGATGGGGCGCACCGCCGCGACGTCCTTGCCGGCCGGGTCGTCCAGCTCCCAGTCCAGGTAGCGCTTGCCCGGGACGTAGGGGCACTCGTCCCCGCAGCCCATCGTCACGACCACGTCGGTCGCATCCAGGTCGTCGTCGGTCCACTTCTCCGGCCGAGCGGCGGAGATGTCGATCCCGACCTCGGCCATCGCCTCCACCGCCGCGGGGTTGACCCGCTCGCCAGGCGCCGACCCGGCCGACAGCACCTCCACCTGGTCACCGGCGAGGTGGCGCAGCCAGCCGGCGGCCATCTGCGAGCGGCCGGCGTTGTGCACACACAGGAACAGCACGGTCGGCCTATCAGCCATCGACACTCCTCGGTTCGAAGACGAAGGTCATGGCGCGGCCACGGTCTGCTCGCGGGGCACGACGACGTCCTCGGCGGTGCGGACGTCGGGTCGGAACAGCCACCCGATCAACACTGCGGCTACCGCTGCGCCGACCAGCTGGGCGAGCAAGAAGCCGGGCACCGCGGCGGGGGCGATGCCGGTCCAGGTGTCGGTCACCATGCGAGCGACGGTGACCGCCGGGTTGGCGAATGCCGCCGACGAGGTGAAGTAGATCGCGCCGGTGATATACGCGCCGACCGCGGCCGGGACCGCCCTGACGTGGCCCGACCGCACCGCGCCGAAGATCACCACCAGCAGCCCAAAGGTCGCCACCGCCTCGCTGGCCGCCAGCGCCACGCCGGTCCGCTGCGTCGCGGCCAGCGCGACCGCCGGCTCGCCGAACAGCAGGTTCGCCCCGACGGCTCCAGCCAGCCCGCCGGCCAGCTGCACCGCCACGTAGCCGGCCGCCATCCGGGGGCGCAGCCCGCCGAACAGCGCGTCGACCAGCGTCACCACCGGGTTGAAGTGCCCTCCCGACACCGGACCGAACGTCACGATCAGCGCCGCCAGCGCCACCCCCACCACGACCGCGTGCTGGAACAGCTGCGCCGAGGCCGCCCCGTCGGACGACGCGGTGATCCCCGAGCCCACGACGGCCAGCAGCAGCCCGGCCGTGCCCAGCGCCTCCGCGACCAGCCGCCGGGCCGTCATGCCGCCGCCAGCCGCGACACACGCTCGGCGATGTCGGCGAACGCCGCCTCGAACGTCGCGCGGTCACCGGCCACCGGGTCGGGCACCGACCAGTGCAACCGCGGACGGTCGAACGGCATCCCCGCCTCCAGCGCCCGGTCGCAGACCGACACCACGACGTCCGGGTCGAGGCGCACCTCGTCGTAGCCGCGCGGCCGCCCGCGCGACAGGTCCAACCCGTAGTCGGCGGCGACCGCCACCGCCAACGGGTGCACCGCCGCCGCCGGGTTGCTCCCGGCGCTGGCCGCCCGATGACGTGTTCGCTGCCGCCACAGCCCCGCGGCGAACTGCGAGCGCGCCGAGTTGTGCGTGCACACGAACAACGGGTTGCGCACCGCCACCGGAGCCGGCCGCGGGACCAGCCGGTCCAGCGCCCCGGGACGCAACCGGACGTAGCGCCGCCGCCGGTCCCCCTCTGACACGTGGCGCTCCACCACGCCGGCCTCCTCCAGGGTGCGCAGATGGAACGCCAGCAGGTTCCAGTCCACACCGGTCAGCTCCCGCAGCTCGCCCGGTGTGCGGTCCGAGACGGTCAGCGCATCCACCATCATCACCCGGGTGGGTTCTCCCAGCGCGCGGTGCACGGCAGCCCGCTGCGCGATGGGTACCTCAGCTGCCATTGAGGTAATGGTACGAGATCGCCACCGCGGTCGCAAGCTCACGGTCCGGCGAGGGGACGTGATCCATGGAGCTGGCTCCAGGCCGGCTTGAGCCTGGATGTTGCCCGCACCACCGTCCGGCTCCGCGTGAGCTCACCAGCGCGAGCCGGTGCATTAGCCTGCACCCGACGACGGAGGTGCGATGAACCGGGAGACGTGGCAGGCACTGCGATGGCTGGTCGCTCTCGCGGTCTGCGCGCTCGTGGTCGTGGTGTCGGTCCCGCTGGCCATCGACGCGCTGACGAGCGGCATCGTCATCGGGGGCGACCCCGGGGAGGAGCAGGAGGGACGGGAGAGGGCCGTGACCCCGGCGGAACCGGCCGGGCAGGTCCCGTCTGGGCCCGTCGACGACGGCTCGGCAACCCCCGAGCTCGACTTCGCCGTGGTCGACGGCGTCGTCGGGCAGTCGACCGCGCGCACGCTCGACCTCGCCGGGGGCGCCGCCGTGCTCGTCTTCCCGCTGGTCGACGGCGACCCCGCGTGCGTCGGGACCGCGCAGCTCGAGCTCCAGCTCCTTGACGCCGATCCGACGGAGGTCGGGGTCTACGCCGCCGCGGTGACGGCGGGGGCGGACGGCGAGGAGGTCGGCGACCCGCGACGCGACGACACCGTCCACGCGCTCGCGCTCACCGACGGGTCCCCCGGCCGCCTGCGGTGGGACGTCACCGAACTCTACCGCGCTTGGGCCGGCGGGACCCTCGCGTCGCCCGGCGCGCCGTTCGCGGTGGCGGTGACTCCACCCGGCGACCCGGCGGCGCTGCGCTTCGCGGCCGCGGAGGCGGGTCCCGGCGACGCCCCGGAGCTCGTGTGGGAAGGCGTTCCCGACTGCGGCGCCTCCGCGTAGGAGCTCCCCCGCGCGACGCTTCCGTCCCCCGGCGGGTGCGTGCGTCTCAGGTTCGGTCCTCCCAGCGCGGGCGCACCCGCACCGCGATGTCGAGCGGCGTCCCGGCGAACCCGAAGGTGTCACGCAACCGCCGTTCGAGGTAGCGCACGTAGCCCGGTGACAGCTCCCCGGTCGTGAACACGCGGAAGCGCGGTGGGCCCGTCGCCACCTGCGTGGCGTAGCGCAGGCGCACGGACCGTCCGGCGTGCAGGGGCGGCGGGTTGGCGTCGACCGCGTCGGCCAACCACTGGTTCAGCCGCGCGGTAGGGACCCGCCGGCTCCACTCCTCGTACACGGCGCCGATCGCCGGCAGCAGCTTGTCGACGCCGCGGCCCGTCGCCGCGGACGTCCGCACGAGCGGCGCGTAGCCGACGAACGACAGCTTGCGGTCCCTCTCCCGCTCGAGCATCTCGCGCCGGTACTCGTCGACGAGGTCCCACTTGTTGAGCACGAGCACGAGAGCACGTCCCACGTCGAGCACCTGCCGGGCGAGCTTCTGCTCCTGCTCCCCCACCGGCTCGGACGCGTCGAGCACGAGCAGCGCGACCGCCGCCGCGTCGAGGGCCTTGACGGTGCGCACGGTGGAGTAGTACTCCGTGGCCTGCGCGCCCCGCACCCGCGCCCGACGGCGCAGCCCCGCCGTGTCGACGAACCGGTAGGTCGTCCCGTCGGGCAGTGCGACGACGGTGTCCACGGCGTCGCGGGTGGTTCCGGGACGCTCGTCGACGATCGTGCGCTCCTCACCGAGGAGCCGGTTGAACAAGGAAGACTTGCCGACGTTCGGTCGACCGATGAGGGCGACGCCGGGCACGTCCGCCGTCCGGCCCCCGGGGGGCCGCTCGAAGGCGCCGGCCTCGCCGAGGCGCGCGACGAAGAGGTCGAGCAGGTCGCCGGCACCCCGCCCGTGCAGCGCGCTGACCGGTGCGGGGTCGCCGACGCCGAGCGCGTAGAGCTCCGCGAGCTCGCTGGCCGAGCGCGCAGGGCTGCCGAGGTTGTCGACCTTGTTCGCGACGAGCTGGACCGGGCGTCCGGACGCGCGCAGCCAGCCGGCGATCTCGGCGTCCTCCTCGGTGATGCCGACGGCCGCGTCGACGACGAAGACGATGAGGTCGGCATCGGTGACGGCGGTCTCGGCCTGGGCGGCGACCGCGTCGTCGAGGCGGGACTGGCGCTGCCGCGTCGGCATCCACCCGCCCGTGTCGACGAGGGTGAACCGCCGGCGGTTCCACTCCGCGGTGTGGGTGGTGCGGTCGCGGGTGACCCCCGGGCGCTCCTCGACGATCGCCTCGCGTCGGCCGACCAGACGGTTGACAAGGGTCGACTTGCCGACGTTGGGTCGCCCGACGACGGCGACCGTCGGCAGGCCGGGCTCGACGATCTGTCGCCGCGGTGCGGGACTGCGGGGCTCGGCGGTCACGGGTCCTCGGCGGTGTCGGCAACGGGTGGGCGGTGGCGCTCGGCCAGGGTCAGGAGGTCGTCGACGAGGCTGTCCACGTCGCGGCCCGTCGTGTCGACCACGACCGCGTCGGGCGCCTTCACCATCCGGGCGGCGTCCGCGGCGTCCCGGCGGGCGATCGCCTCGGCGTGCGCGGCGACGACCTCGGGATCGCGTTCGCCGAGCTGGGCGGCGCGGCGGCCGGCACGCTCGGCGGGACTGGCCGTGAGCCACACCTTGAGCGGCGCGTCGGGCACCACCACCGTACCCGCATCCCGGCCCTCCACGACCGCCCCCGCCAGGCCGATCCCGGCCCGCTGCACGTCGAGCAACGCCGCGCGCACCGCCGGGTGCGCCGACACGGTGGAGACCGCCGCGGTGACCGCCGGTCCCCGGATCGCGTCCTCGACGTCCTCCCCGTCGATGCGGGTGCGCCCGTCGCGGCGGCTGATCGACGCGCCGGCGAGGAGCGCGGCGCACGCCGCGCCGTCCCGCAGGTCCACCCCGACGCGCAGGGCGAGGAGGGTCGCCGCCCGGTAGAACGCTCCCGTGTCGATGTGCGGCACGCCGAGGCGCTCGGCGAGCCGCGCGGCGACGGTGGACTTGCCGGAGCCGGCGGGCCCGTCGATAGCGACGAGCGTGGCGCGGCGCGTCACCGCTCGCGCCACTGGACGCCGAGGACGCGCAGGTCGTCCCAGAAGCCCGGGTAGGTCTTCGCGACGCAGCCGGGGTCCTCGACGACGATGCCGGCGACGCGGGCGCCGAGCGAGGCGAAGGCCATCGCCAGGCGGTGGTCGTCGTGGGTGGCCAGGGACGCCGGCCCGCAGGCGCCGCCGCCGTGGACGACGAGCCCGTCGGGCTGCTCGGCGACCGCCACCCCTGCCTTCGCGAGCTCCTGGGCGAGGGCCGCCAGGCGGTCGGTTTCGTGGCCGCGCGTCACCGCCGCCCCGGTGATCGTGGACACGCCGTCGGCGAGCGCGGCGAGGACCGCCACGGTCGTGACCTGGTCGGGCATGGCGGTGAGGTCGGCGTCGACCGGGCGCAGCGTCGCCGGCCCGGTGACGGTGACCGCGTCGCCTTCGCGCGTCACCGTGCACCCCATCGCGGCGAGGACGTCGGTCAGCGCCGCGTCGGGCTGGCGGGTGCCCGCGGTCGCGTTCGTCACGGTCACCGTGCCCCCTGTGCTGGCCGCGAGCGCGAGCAGGTGCGCCGCGGCGCTCGCGTCGTACTCGACGCGCCGGTCGCGGGCCGTGTAGCCGTGTCCGGCCGTCACCCGCCAGGCGCCTGTGCCCTCGCGTCCGACCTGCGCGCCCCAGTCGCGCATGACCTCCGCGGTGAGGTCGACGTAGCCTCCCGCACCGGCGCCGCGCACCGCGAGGTGGACGTCACGGCGGGCGTAGGGAGCCACGAGCAGGACGGCGCTGGCGAACTGGCTCGAGGCGGTGGCGTCGACGGTCACCCGGCCGCCGTCCAGTCCGCCGCCGGCCGCGACCACCGGCGGGTAGCCCCCCTCGTCGCGCACGTCGGCGCCGAGGCCCGCCAGCGCGGCGGTGAGCGGCCCCACCGGGCGCCGCAGCAGCGGTGGTGCCCCGGTGACGACCGCGCCGCCGGGCGCGAGCACCGCAAGGCCGGCGACGAAGCGCAGCGTCGTGCCCGACAGCCCCGCCGACACCGCGCGGTCGGGCGTGCGCAGCACCCCGCCCGTGCCCGTCACCGACCAGGCCTCGGGGGAGATCCGCACCGCAGCGCCAAAGGCGCCGATGGTCTCCCGCATCACCGTGGAGTCGTCG is part of the Egibacteraceae bacterium genome and harbors:
- a CDS encoding CrcB family protein; amino-acid sequence: MTAVGMVLAGALGAWARYELAGWIQARAGTALTLGTAVVNLTGTVVFAALVAAQHAGVLSSGWVTVLGTGFAGAFTTFSTWMVESVHVAGGRVGLRVAAVNLGGQLLAGSAVAGVILALA
- a CDS encoding CrcB family protein; this encodes MAQDGHIHPDGAERYLLLRLLSRPRRWARRRLPLPWRRRLAIAVGGAVGTALRGLVAVALPLDGAWPWATFVENVSGSLLLGYLLTRFLHAAPRTTLTIPLFCTGMLGSYTTFSTFAVEIARLAGTNQTGAAVGYALGSITAGFGAALLGVRLGGRRS
- a CDS encoding amino acid permease, producing MTERHELARRLTLGDAVVIGLGAMIGAGVFAAPGPAAAAAGSWLLVGLALAALVAYANATSSAQLAALYPESGGTYVYARQRIGDYWGFLAGWSFVVGKTASLAAMALTFGSYVASDWARPIGIAAVVALAAVNYRGVRKTAGLTRGIVAVVLAALAATVAATVLGGDAQIGNLTADLPAGVWGVLQSGGLLFFAFAGYARLATLGEEVIDPQTTIPRAIPIALGIVVVVYAVVLGSALLSVGPQTLAEAPAPLAAAVGAGRWAGFAWVVRVGAAIAAAGVLLSLLAGVSRTALSMARRRELPGFLDAVHPTHRTPHRAEVTAAAIVCAVVLVADLRGAIGFSSFAVLTYYALANASAWTLSDAERRWPRWLAGLGVVLCVLLAFTLPLAAVFGGLALLILGSGLWLATRSRR
- a CDS encoding phosphate uptake regulator PhoU, giving the protein MIWRQLFGADSSGLERIEQHLLDMLDADRRTLELAREGLLGHTDPDTLRQQVSDSDYHVNELVQQVRRQLVIHASTHGTATDIPALLVTMSIVKDIERIGDYAKELLRIARVAGPFPPGTPSHERLAAACHQASGHLSEVRAALDTRDPDVTNRLLATIQTFVDGLDEALDTLLTTTPGEDSIAVALASQYVKRIGAHLSNILTSIVLPVDQLDFYDEDQPPQ
- a CDS encoding arsenate reductase ArsC, which translates into the protein MADRPTVLFLCVHNAGRSQMAAGWLRHLAGDQVEVLSAGSAPGERVNPAAVEAMAEVGIDISAARPEKWTDDDLDATDVVVTMGCGDECPYVPGKRYLDWELDDPAGKDVAAVRPIRDEIERRVRSLLDELGVSAGR
- a CDS encoding aquaporin, which encodes MTARRLVAEALGTAGLLLAVVGSGITASSDGAASAQLFQHAVVVGVALAALIVTFGPVSGGHFNPVVTLVDALFGGLRPRMAAGYVAVQLAGGLAGAVGANLLFGEPAVALAATQRTGVALAASEAVATFGLLVVIFGAVRSGHVRAVPAAVGAYITGAIYFTSSAAFANPAVTVARMVTDTWTGIAPAAVPGFLLAQLVGAAVAAVLIGWLFRPDVRTAEDVVVPREQTVAAP
- a CDS encoding ArsR family transcriptional regulator, with protein sequence MAAEVPIAQRAAVHRALGEPTRVMMVDALTVSDRTPGELRELTGVDWNLLAFHLRTLEEAGVVERHVSEGDRRRRYVRLRPGALDRLVPRPAPVAVRNPLFVCTHNSARSQFAAGLWRQRTRHRAASAGSNPAAAVHPLAVAVAADYGLDLSRGRPRGYDEVRLDPDVVVSVCDRALEAGMPFDRPRLHWSVPDPVAGDRATFEAAFADIAERVSRLAAA
- the der gene encoding ribosome biogenesis GTPase Der, with translation MTAEPRSPAPRRQIVEPGLPTVAVVGRPNVGKSTLVNRLVGRREAIVEERPGVTRDRTTHTAEWNRRRFTLVDTGGWMPTRQRQSRLDDAVAAQAETAVTDADLIVFVVDAAVGITEEDAEIAGWLRASGRPVQLVANKVDNLGSPARSASELAELYALGVGDPAPVSALHGRGAGDLLDLFVARLGEAGAFERPPGGRTADVPGVALIGRPNVGKSSLFNRLLGEERTIVDERPGTTRDAVDTVVALPDGTTYRFVDTAGLRRRARVRGAQATEYYSTVRTVKALDAAAVALLVLDASEPVGEQEQKLARQVLDVGRALVLVLNKWDLVDEYRREMLERERDRKLSFVGYAPLVRTSAATGRGVDKLLPAIGAVYEEWSRRVPTARLNQWLADAVDANPPPLHAGRSVRLRYATQVATGPPRFRVFTTGELSPGYVRYLERRLRDTFGFAGTPLDIAVRVRPRWEDRT
- the cmk gene encoding (d)CMP kinase, which produces MTRRATLVAIDGPAGSGKSTVAARLAERLGVPHIDTGAFYRAATLLALRVGVDLRDGAACAALLAGASISRRDGRTRIDGEDVEDAIRGPAVTAAVSTVSAHPAVRAALLDVQRAGIGLAGAVVEGRDAGTVVVPDAPLKVWLTASPAERAGRRAAQLGERDPEVVAAHAEAIARRDAADAARMVKAPDAVVVDTTGRDVDSLVDDLLTLAERHRPPVADTAEDP
- the aroA gene encoding 3-phosphoshikimate 1-carboxyvinyltransferase codes for the protein MTPCPAAEAVEVIPSGPAAGALAAPTSKSVTNRLLVLATLAAGTSVLHDPLVSDDSTVMRETIGAFGAAVRISPEAWSVTGTGGVLRTPDRAVSAGLSGTTLRFVAGLAVLAPGGAVVTGAPPLLRRPVGPLTAALAGLGADVRDEGGYPPVVAAGGGLDGGRVTVDATASSQFASAVLLVAPYARRDVHLAVRGAGAGGYVDLTAEVMRDWGAQVGREGTGAWRVTAGHGYTARDRRVEYDASAAAHLLALAASTGGTVTVTNATAGTRQPDAALTDVLAAMGCTVTREGDAVTVTGPATLRPVDADLTAMPDQVTTVAVLAALADGVSTITGAAVTRGHETDRLAALAQELAKAGVAVAEQPDGLVVHGGGACGPASLATHDDHRLAMAFASLGARVAGIVVEDPGCVAKTYPGFWDDLRVLGVQWRER